One Thiocapsa sp. genomic window, ACCTTCGCTCTCTGACGTGCGTTCCGGACGCTCGGGCCGGGTTGCCGCGGGGCGCGGCAGATCCGCTTTGACATCGAGCGGACGCTCGCGCTGAGTGAGATAGGCCAGCGCCGCGGCGATGTCCATCATCTCCAGCTCCTGCTCCGTGCTCAGTCGTGCGACCAGGCGGTAGAAGAAGTCGAGATCCTGCTCGGTCAGGGTCTTGCGCAGCTCGGCGGTGAAGCGGTCGATGCGCGACTCGCTGAGCTGCGAGGCCGAGGGCGGCTCCATCGCCGGCACGGTGCGCCGGATGGTGCGCTCGATCGCGCGCAGCAGCCCGCGCTCGCGCGGCTCCACCAGCAGGATGGCGCGGCCGGCCCGGCCGGCACGCCCGGTCCGCCCGATCCGGTGGACATAGGCGGAGGGATCGGTCGGGATATCGTAGTTCACGACATGGCTGAGCCGCTCCACGTCGAGCCCGCGCGCGGCCACATCGGTCGCGACCAGAATATCGAGTTGGCCCTGCTTGAGCCGCTCGACGGTGCGCTCGCGCATCTCCTGGCTCATATCGCCGTTCAAGGGCTCGGCGGCGAAACCATGCGCCTTGAGCTTATCGGCGAGCTCGACGGTCGCATGTTTGGTGCGGACGAAGACGAGCATACCGTCGAACGGCTCGAGCTCCAGGATGCGGGTGAGCACGTCCAGCTTGTGGAAACGGGTAACGACGCAGTGGTGCTGGTCGATGGTGTCGACCGTCTCGGAGTTCGACGCGACGCGGATCTCGACCGGATCGGACAGTCGGGTCTGAGCGACCCGGCGTATCCCCGCGGGCATGGTCGCGGAGAAGAGCGCGACCTGGCGTCCGGGCGGGGTCTGCTCGAAGATCCAGTCGATATCTTCGGCGAAGCCCATGTTGAGCATCTCGTCGGCCTCGTCCAGGACGAACGTCTTGAGCATGTCGAGCGCGAGCGTGCCGCGCTTGAGATGGTCCATGACGCGCCCGGGCGTGCCGACGATCACCTGCGGGTTGCGTTTGAGCTGGCTGAGCTGCAGGCCGTAGGCCTGACCGCCGTAGATCGGCAGCACGAGAAAGCCCTTCAGGTGCTGGGCGTAGCCTTGGAAGGCTTCGGCGACCTGGAGCGCGAGCTCGCGGGTCGGCGTGAGGACCAAGACCTGGGGTCCGCGCTGCGTGGGATCGACGCGGCTGAGCAAGGGCAGGGCAAAGGCCGCTGTCTTGCCGGTGCCGGTCTGGGCCTGGCCGAGCAGGTCGCGTCCGGCGAGCAGGTGCGGGATACATTGGATTTGAACAGGTGTCGGTGTCTCGTAACCGAGATCTTCGACGGCTTGAGCGATTGCGGGGGCTAGGCCGAGCTGGCCGAAGCCGATACTCGTGTCGGGGGTGTCCATCGTGGGGCCTCGAAAGAATGGCGCGTCCGGCGGGAAGTCCGGCGGACCATCCAGGGGGATTCGCAAAGTAACAGCAAACTAACAGGGTATTATCGGCGCGGGATGCCGCTGGATCAAGTTTGATTCGCGGCTCGGGGTGCGGCGGACCGCACGTCGGTTTGCGCGAAATCATCACCTTTGGATCACCTAAACCGCGTCCAGAGCGAGATGCTCACTTTCGAGTGAGCTCGAAGTTTGGTGAATCCACGACCCTTAGCGGTGGACGCGGTTTAAAATTTTATATTTTTTAATACTTTAAACCGCGCCGGCTCCAGCGGCTCTGAAATCCGCCGGGGCCGATCCCATCCAAAAACATCGCATACCGCACTGGGCGCGGTTTAGAGCAGCTCGGTGCGATTGGGTGCG contains:
- a CDS encoding DEAD/DEAH box helicase, which gives rise to MDTPDTSIGFGQLGLAPAIAQAVEDLGYETPTPVQIQCIPHLLAGRDLLGQAQTGTGKTAAFALPLLSRVDPTQRGPQVLVLTPTRELALQVAEAFQGYAQHLKGFLVLPIYGGQAYGLQLSQLKRNPQVIVGTPGRVMDHLKRGTLALDMLKTFVLDEADEMLNMGFAEDIDWIFEQTPPGRQVALFSATMPAGIRRVAQTRLSDPVEIRVASNSETVDTIDQHHCVVTRFHKLDVLTRILELEPFDGMLVFVRTKHATVELADKLKAHGFAAEPLNGDMSQEMRERTVERLKQGQLDILVATDVAARGLDVERLSHVVNYDIPTDPSAYVHRIGRTGRAGRAGRAILLVEPRERGLLRAIERTIRRTVPAMEPPSASQLSESRIDRFTAELRKTLTEQDLDFFYRLVARLSTEQELEMMDIAAALAYLTQRERPLDVKADLPRPAATRPERPERTSESEGRDAGRPRAPRDGERGAAPRREGAREDSRDRPRPQGRGSEGLTSYRIEVGHQHGATPREIVGAIANESGLEGRYIGRIDIRDDHSMVDLPEGMPREIFNHLKRVYVRGQALRISLADGSAGGTRRSGGENPGGARPDQPTYERKPREAGFHQERKRKRPDPS